The following proteins are co-located in the bacterium genome:
- a CDS encoding RidA family protein, with translation MQSVMSGRAPKPIGPYSQAIKTEKWLYLSGQISLDPISGTVVGDNIKEQTRQVFENLKAVLAAGGANFSQVVKMTIYMADLKEFTDLNEVYAEYFTKPYPARSTVQVAGLPKGARVEMDAVAWVGKVE, from the coding sequence ATGCAATCAGTCATGAGCGGACGTGCGCCCAAACCCATTGGGCCTTATTCACAAGCGATTAAAACTGAAAAATGGCTTTATCTCTCCGGGCAGATATCGCTGGACCCGATTTCCGGAACCGTGGTAGGAGATAATATTAAGGAGCAGACCCGGCAGGTTTTTGAAAATCTCAAAGCGGTTTTGGCTGCCGGCGGTGCTAATTTTTCCCAGGTTGTGAAGATGACAATATATATGGCGGATCTCAAGGAATTTACTGATTTAAATGAGGTCTATGCCGAGTACTTTACCAAACCGTATCCTGCCCGGTCAACGGTCCAGGTGGCAGGGCTGCCCAAAGGTGCGCGGGTGGAAATGGATGCCGTCGCCTGGGTGGGGAAAGTAGAATAA
- the rpmB gene encoding 50S ribosomal protein L28 — MSIKCEICSKTSQVGFKVSHSMRHTKRRWEPNLQKVRANIDGTIRRINVCTRCLRSNKVKKVVS; from the coding sequence ATGTCAATAAAATGTGAAATTTGCAGTAAAACATCCCAAGTCGGATTTAAAGTTTCCCACTCGATGCGGCATACCAAGCGTCGCTGGGAACCTAACCTTCAAAAAGTCCGTGCCAATATTGACGGCACGATCCGGCGCATCAATGTCTGTACGCGTTGTTTGCGTTCCAACAAGGTGAAAAAGGTGGTCTCTTAA